The genomic DNA CTCGGCAATACAGAAAAACGTCGCCCGGATGCCGAGGCGGGAAAAAATATCAGCCATGGCGGGGAGCCAGACGCGATAGGTCCAGCGGTCTTCCGGCAAAACACTCCCCGGCGGAGCGAAATTCCGGTAATCCTGTATCCCGTCACAATCCACGGAAAATGAAACGGTATTCCCGGCAGATTCAGATAGTGCGGAACAAGAAACAGGATCTATGGCAAGCGATGATTTCATCTTAAGGAGATTACATATTTACATAGTGTTAACAATGAGTAATAATCCAAATATATTTTTTTACACTAGCGATATCCTGCAATAAAGTATAAAGCAAATATGCTAATCAATACACCATAATTTGGATTGGTGTATTAATAGGAGTTGGTATTGTTCAAGCCGTTTAGGAAAGAAATTTTGGAGACTCTCCGGTGCCCGGAATGCAAAAACAAAGTCACGCTGCAAAGCGATCAAGACACAAAGCCTTCCCGCCAATACCGCTGCACCTCCTGCACATGGATTTCTCCTGATACAGCAACACCTGACTTCACGCCGTCAGAGGGATTAAAATTACCAAATTTTGCAAAAGACCCTGATCTGATTAGATTCAACCAACACCGTCAGGCCGTCTTTGACTATAGCCATCAGCACCCGTTGGTGTCCTTAGTGGAAGAATCTGGACACAAAACCATCCGGTCTTTCAGGCAAAAACTGGCGACAGCGCAAAACAAAACCTCTTTTGTTCTTGATCTGGGGTGTGGAGACGGTGCCCACATTCCGTTCATGCTGCCAGCAGATATTTATCTGGCAGCAGATATCAATATGCATATTCTTGAGACGCTGGTAAACAGATATCCGGAAATTCCCGCCATAAGAGCAGACGGCTACGATCTTCCATTCGCGGATAACAGTTTTGATGCTGTTATCAACGTTTATAATCTTGAACACATGATATATTGTGACTTGTGCCTTGAAGAAATGGCAAGAGTCGCCAAAAAAGATGGCGATATCTTTATTAGCGTTCCTTGTGAAGGCGGCTTTGCCTGGAGTTTTGGGAGATATCTATCCACCGCTAAAAATTTTAGTGAAGCTGACTTTGATTACCTGAAAGCTACCTCTTTGGAACATGTCAATTGTATCTGGCAACTTGAAAAAGCTATAAAGCGTCACTTCAGAATTGAAAAGGCTACAGGAT from Desulfovibrio sp. JC010 includes the following:
- a CDS encoding class I SAM-dependent methyltransferase, which encodes MFKPFRKEILETLRCPECKNKVTLQSDQDTKPSRQYRCTSCTWISPDTATPDFTPSEGLKLPNFAKDPDLIRFNQHRQAVFDYSHQHPLVSLVEESGHKTIRSFRQKLATAQNKTSFVLDLGCGDGAHIPFMLPADIYLAADINMHILETLVNRYPEIPAIRADGYDLPFADNSFDAVINVYNLEHMIYCDLCLEEMARVAKKDGDIFISVPCEGGFAWSFGRYLSTAKNFSEADFDYLKATSLEHVNCIWQLEKAIKRHFRIEKATGFPLPYMPNSLSLIKTYHCKLAS